A single window of Rhodamnia argentea isolate NSW1041297 chromosome 5, ASM2092103v1, whole genome shotgun sequence DNA harbors:
- the LOC115750031 gene encoding pleiotropic drug resistance protein 2-like: MAAALAGDDLAQTMSQRSLSSSRSTSRRMSLSASGKSWASASIREVWNTQGDVFQKSGREDDEEELKWAAIERLPTYDRLRKGMLKQALDDGRVGYEEVDVTNLGTNDKQHLMESILKVVEEDNEKFLLRLRERTDRVGIDNPKIEVRFEHLSVEGDAYVGTRALPTLLNSSLNAIEGVLSMVKLLPSKKRVVKILQDMSGIVKPSRMTLLLGPPGSGKTTLLQALSAKPDKDLRISGKITYCGHEMSEFVPQRTCAYISQHDLHHGEMTVRETLDFSGRCLGVGMRYEMLAKLSRREKEAGIKPDPEIDAFMKATAVAGQEMSIVTDYVLKILGLDICADIMVGDEMRRGISGGQKKRVTTGEMLVGPAKALFMDEISTGLDSSTTFQIVRFMRQMVHIMDVTMIISLLQPAPETFELFDDVILLSEGQIVYQGPREDVLEFFESIGFRCPERKGIADFLQEVTSKKDQGQYWCKKNEPCRFVSVPDFVSHFSNFHIGQKLHQELAVPFDRIKAHPAALVKEKYGLPSWELFKACFAREWLLMKRSAFLYIFKTVQITIMSIIAMTVFIRSEMKPGTVEGGGKYYGALFFSLINVMFNGMAELAMTIFRLPVFFKQRDFLFYPAWAFGLPIWLLRIPISLMESIIWIVLTYYPIGFAPSASRFFRQLLAFFGVHQMALALFRFIAVLGRTQVVANTLGTFTLLLVFVLGGFIVAKDDIQPWMIWGYYVSPMMYGQNAIVINEFLDKRWSIPNTDPRISEPTIGRVLLKYRGMFVEDHWYWICIGALLGFSLLFNVCFILALTYLNPLGDSKSITLDEVGENKDKKQSTSNGQNKIVSSEMRSASTAPFFEGIDMAVMNTSDNAKSGVSAPVQMNAKSGMVLPFQPLLLAFNHVNYYVDMPAEMKSQGIEESRLQLLRDVSGAFRPGVLTALVGVSGAGKTTLMDVLAGRKTGGYIEGSISISGYPKNQETFARVSGYCEQNDIHSPNVTVHESLVYSAWLRLPKDVKKETRQQFVEDIMELVELNPLRNSLVGLPGVDGLSTEQRKRLTIAVELVANPSIIFMDEPTSGLDARAAAIVMRTIRNTVDTGRTVVCTIHQPSIDIFEAFDELFLMKRGGQVIYAGPLGQCSRKLVEYFEAIPGVPRIKNGNNPATWMLNVSSSAAEAQLGVDFAEIYANSELYKNNQELIKQLSSPEPGSKDLYFPTKYSQNFVTQCKACFWKQHWSYWRNPQYNAIRFFMTTVVGVMFGLIFWKKGDQTYKEQDLLNLLGAMYSAVLFLGATNTSSVQPIVTIERTVFYRERAAGMYSALPYAFAQVAIEAIYVAIQTLVYSLLLYSMIGFHWRVDKFLWFYYYILMCFIYFTLYGMMTVALTPSHQIAAIVMSFFLSFWNLFSGFLIPRTQIPIWWRWYYWASPVAWTIYGLVTSQIGNKENPVFVPERGNMTVKDYLKQTKGFDYDFLGVVAVAHIGWVLLFTFVFAYGIRYLNFQRR, from the exons ATGGCGGCGGCATTAGCCGGGGATGACCTCGCTCAGACGATGAGCCAGAGGTCGCTCAGCAGCAGCCGCTCGACGAGCCGGAGGATGAGCCTCTCGGCGAGTGGCAAGAGCTGGGCCTCTGCGAGCATTCGCGAGGTGTGGAACACGCAGGGCGATGTGTTCCAGAAGAGCGGAAGGGAGGATGACGAGGAGGAGCTGAAGTGGGCGGCGATCGAGCGGCTGCCAACGTACGACCGGCTGAGGAAGGGGATGCTGAAGCAGGCGTTGGATGATGGGAGAGTTGGGTACGAAGAGGTTGATGTCACCAACCTTGGAACGAATGACAAGCAGCATCTCATGGAGAGCATATTGAAGGTAGTTGAGGAGGACAATGAGAAATTCCTCCTCAGGCTGAGAGAGAGAACTGACAG GGTTGGGATTGACAACCCCAAAATCGAAGTCCGCTTCGAGCATTTATCAGTGGAAGGAGATGCCTATGTTGGCACCCGGGCACTTCCTACTCTGCTGAATTCTTCCTTGAATGCTATAGAG GGAGTTCTTAGCATGGTTAAGCTACTCCCATCCAAGAAGAGAGTAGTTAAGATACTGCAAGACATGAGCGGGATCGTAAAACCATCGAG AATGACATTGCTCCTGGGACCACCTGGATCGGGGAAAACCACCTTACTGCAAGCACTTTCGGCAAAGCCGGACAAGGACCTAAGG ATATCCGGGAAAATCACTTATTGTGGTCATGAAATGTCGGAATTCGTTCCCCAAAGAACATGCGCTTACATAAGCCAACATGATCTTCACCATGGAGAGATGACGGTGAGAGAGACCCTGGATTTCTCGGGCCGTTGCTTAGGAGTTGGAATGAGATACGAAATGCTTGCCAAGCTGTcgagaagagagaaggaagcGGGAATTAAACCAGATCCCGAGATAGATGCCTTCATGAAAGCCACTGCAGTGGCAGGACAAGAAATGAGTATCGTGACGGATTATGTTCTCAAG ATTCTGGGATTGGATATCTGTGCGGATATTATGGTGGGTGATGAGATGAGAAGAGGCATATCCGGGGGCCAGAAGAAGCGCGTTACTACCG GGGAAATGCTTGTTGGACCAGCCAAAGCTCTCTTCATGGACGAAATATCAACAGGCCTGGACAGTTCTACTACCTTCCAAATTGTTAGATTCATGAGGCAGATGGTTCACATCATGGATGTCACCATGATAATCTCCCTTCTGCAACCGGCTCCCGAAACATTCGAACTTTTCGATGATGTCATCTTACTTTCAGAAGGACAGATTGTTTACCAGGGCCCAAGAGAAGACGTGCTTGAGTTTTTCGAGAGCATCGGCTTCAGATGCCCAGAGAGGAAAGGCATAGCTGATTTCTTGCAAGAAGTGACTTCCAAGAAAGACCAAGGACAGTATTGGTGCAAAAAGAACGAGCCCTGCAGATTTGTCAGCGTACCGGATTTCGTCAGCCACTTTAGTAACTTCCACATCGGTCAGAAGCTCCATCAAGAGCTCGCGGTTCCTTTTGATAGGATTAAAGCCCATCCGGCTGCACTAGTGAAGGAGAAGTACGGACTCCCGAGTTGGGAACTCTTTAAGGCGTGTTTCGCGAGAGAGTGGCTGCTAATGAAGCGCAGTGCTTTCTTATACATATTCAAGACAGTACAAATCACCATCATGTCGATAATTGCCATGACAGTCTTCATAAGATCGGAAATGAAGCCCGGTACGGTCGAGGGTGGAGGGAAGTACTATGGCGCGCTATTCTTCAGTCTCATTAACGTCATGTTCAATGGGATGGCAGAGCTCGCAATGACCATCTTCAGGCTTCCGGTATTTTTCAAGCAAAGGGATTTCTTGTTTTATCCTGCTTGGGCTTTTGGCTTACCGATTTGGCTTCTTCGGATCCCGATTTCGCTGATGGAATCCATAATATGGATAGTTCTGACATACTACCCCATTGGTTTTGCCCCGTCAGCCAGTAG GTTTTTCCGTCAACTACTGGCATTCTTTGGTGTGCATCAGATGGCTCTTGCACTTTTCCGGTTTATCGCTGTGCTTGGGAGGACACAGGTGGTGGCAAATACTCTTGGTACCTTCACAttgcttcttgtttttgtcCTTGGAGGATTCATCGTCGCCAAAG ATGACATACAGCCATGGATGATATGGGGCTATTATGTTTCTCCGATGATGTACGGACAGAATGCCATAGTCATAAATGAATTCCTTGATAAGAGATGGAGCATT CCCAATACCGACCCGAGAATTTCTGAACCGACGATCGGGAGAGTTCTTCTGAAGTACAGAGGAATGTTTGTCGAGGACCACTGGTATTGGATCTGCATTGGGGCACTCCTTggcttttctctccttttcaacgTCTGCTTCATCCTGGCCCTCACTTACTTGAATC CTCTGGGAGATTCCAAATCAATTACTTTGGATGAAGTTGGTGAGAATAAGGATAAGAAGCAGTCTACTTCTAATGGACAGAACAAGATTGTGTCTTCAGAAATGCGTTCAGCATCTACAGCCCCCTTCTTTGAAG GCATAGATATGGCCGTGATGAACACTTCGGACAATGCTAAGTCTGGCGTTAGCGCTCCAGTGCAAATGAATGCTAAAAGCGGAATGGTTTTGCCATTTCAGCCCTTGTTACTGGCATTTAATCATGTGAATTACTATGTGGATATGCCCGCC GAAATGAAGAGCCAGGGAATTGAAGAGAGTCGTCTTCAATTGTTAAGGGATGTTAGTGGTGCATTCAGGCCGGGCGTTTTGACAGCACTAGTTGGAGTTAGCGGTGCTGGGAAGACCACTTTGATGGACGTTTTAGCAGGGAGGAAGACCGGCGGCTATATTGAAGGAAGTATTAGTATTTCTGGCTACCCAAAGAACCAAGAAACTTTCGCTCGGGTCAGCGGTTACTGCGAGCAAAACGACATCCATTCACCCAACGTCACCGTGCATGAATCACTGGTGTACTCAGCATGGTTGCGTCTCCCTAAGGATGTGAAGAAGGAAACCCGGCAG CAATTTGTCGAAGACATCATGGAATTGGTTGAGCTGAATCCTCTTAGGAACTCCCTAGTTGGACTGCCAGGAGTAGATGGCCTCTCAACTGAGCAACGAAAGAGACTCACGATTGCCGTGGAACTTGTGGCCAATCCCTCCATCATCTTCATGGATGAGCCAACATCTGGCCTTGATGCTCGAGCCGCTGCCATCGTCATGCGTACCATTAGAAACACGGTTGATACAGGGAGAACTGTTGTTTGCACAATTCACCAACCAAGCATAGACATTTTTGAAGCATTTGATGAG TTGTTCTTGATGAAAAGAGGAGGACAAGTTATTTATGCCGGACCCCTTGGTCAATGCTCGCGCAAGCTCGTGGAGTACTTCGAG GCTATCCCAGGGGTTCCCAGGATAAAAAATGGTAATAATCCAGCAACATGGATGCTCAACGTCTCTTCTTCAGCTGCCGAAGCTCAACTTGGAGTAGATTTTGCAGAGATTTATGCCAACTCTGAACTTTACAA GAACAATCAGGAACTCATCAAACAGTTGAGCTCTCCGGAACCTGGATCCAAAGACCTCTACTTCCCAACTAAGTATTCTCAAAACTTCGTGACGCAATGCAAGGCTTGCTTCTGGAAACAGCACTGGTCCTACTGGAGGAACCCTCAGTATAATGCAATCCGGTTCTTCATGACCACAGTTGTCGGGGTCATGTTCGGACTAATCTTTTGGAAGAAGGGCGACCAAAC ATATAAAGAGCAAGACTTATTGAATCTTTTGGGAGCTATGTACTCAGCCGTTCTTTTTCTGGGTGCCACCAACACTTCGTCAGTTCAGCCGATCGTCACAATAGAGAGAACAGTTTTTTACCGAGAAAGAGCAGCAGGAATGTACTCGGCTTTGCCTTATGCATTTGCGCAG GTAGCCATAGAGGCAATATACGTGGCTATCCAGACTTTGGTGTACAGTCTCCTCCTTTATTCCATGATCGGATTTCACTGGCGAGTTGACAAGTTCCTGTGGTTCTACTACTACATTCTAATGTGCTTCATCTATTTCACGTTGTACGGAATGATGACTGTTGCCCTCACCCCAAGTCACCAAATTGCGGCAATCGTCATGTCCTTCTTCCTCAGCTTCTGGAACCTGTTCTCTGGATTCCTCATCCCCAGGACG CAAATTCCGATATGGTGGAGGTGGTACTATTGGGCATCGCCAGTGGCCTGGACAATCTATGGACTCGTGACATCTCAAATAGGCAACAAAGAAAATCCAGTCTTTGTTCCTGAACGTGGCAACATGACGGTGAAGGACTACCTCAAGCAGACCAAAGGTTTCGACTATGACTTCCTTGGGGTTGTTGCGGTAGCTCACATTGGTTGGGTTCTGCTCTTCACCTTCGTCTTCGCCTATGGCATCAGATACCTTAACTTCCAAAGGAGATGA